Proteins from one Triticum aestivum cultivar Chinese Spring chromosome 7A, IWGSC CS RefSeq v2.1, whole genome shotgun sequence genomic window:
- the LOC123151507 gene encoding EEF1A lysine methyltransferase 4 isoform X3 codes for MTGAASQAYGEAWYWDERYRKESGPFDWYQKYPALAPLLRLYVRPHQRLLLVGCGNSVFGENMVQDGYQDVVNIDISSVVIEQMKKKYHDKPQLKYTKMDVRNMSDFESGSFDAVIDKGTLDSIMCGQNSQEHAAKMLGEVNRILNDKGVYIMITYGDPSYRLNLLKDLQFWTVKLHVIDRWERSSKKTWDLTEPLPLQDDSTSIINLLGPKPDVHYIYVCIKDNDSARVDLKAEVNEADK; via the exons ATGACGGGGGCGGCGTCGCAGGCGTACGGGGAGGCGTGGTACTGGGACGAGCGGTACCGCAAGGAGTCGGGGCCCTTCGACTGGTACCAGAAGTACCCCGCCCTGGCGCCGCTGCTTCGCCTCTACGTGCGCCCGCaccagcgcctcctcctcgtcggatgCGGCAACTCCG TTTTTGGTGAAAACATGGTTCAGGATGGTTACCAGGACGTTGTCAACATTGATATATCGTCTGTGGTGATTGAACAAATGAAGAAGAAATACCATGATAAGCCTCAACTAAAAT ATACGAAGATGGATGTAAGAAACATGTCAGACTTTGAGTCTGGTTCATTTGATGCTGTTATTGACAAAG GAACACTAGATTCTATTATG TGCGGCCAAAATTCACAAGAGCATGCAGCGAAGATGCTAGGGGAGGTGAACAG AATCCTCAACGATAAGGGGGTCTACATCATG ATTACTTATGGGGATCCAAGTTATCGATTGAATCTTCTGAAGGACCTCCAATTTTGGACAGTAAAGCTTCACGTCATAG ATAGGTGGGAGAGAAGTTCCAAAAAGACATGGGATCTGACCGAGCCACTGCCTTTACAAGATGATAGTACATCGATTATCAACCTTCTTGGCCCAAAACCTGATGTTCACTATATTTATGTCTGTATAAAG GACAACGACAGTGCAAGGGTGGACTTGAAGGCCGAGGTCAATGAAGCAGACAAATGA
- the LOC123151507 gene encoding EEF1A lysine methyltransferase 4 isoform X1 translates to MTGAASQAYGEAWYWDERYRKESGPFDWYQKYPALAPLLRLYVRPHQRLLLVGCGNSVFGENMVQDGYQDVVNIDISSVVIEQMKKKYHDKPQLKYTKMDVRNMSDFESGSFDAVIDKGTLDSIMCGQNSQEHAAKMLGEVNRILNDKGVYIMITYGDPSYRLNLLKDLQFWTVKLHVIDTIDIADRWERSSKKTWDLTEPLPLQDDSTSIINLLGPKPDVHYIYVCIKDNDSARVDLKAEVNEADK, encoded by the exons ATGACGGGGGCGGCGTCGCAGGCGTACGGGGAGGCGTGGTACTGGGACGAGCGGTACCGCAAGGAGTCGGGGCCCTTCGACTGGTACCAGAAGTACCCCGCCCTGGCGCCGCTGCTTCGCCTCTACGTGCGCCCGCaccagcgcctcctcctcgtcggatgCGGCAACTCCG TTTTTGGTGAAAACATGGTTCAGGATGGTTACCAGGACGTTGTCAACATTGATATATCGTCTGTGGTGATTGAACAAATGAAGAAGAAATACCATGATAAGCCTCAACTAAAAT ATACGAAGATGGATGTAAGAAACATGTCAGACTTTGAGTCTGGTTCATTTGATGCTGTTATTGACAAAG GAACACTAGATTCTATTATG TGCGGCCAAAATTCACAAGAGCATGCAGCGAAGATGCTAGGGGAGGTGAACAG AATCCTCAACGATAAGGGGGTCTACATCATG ATTACTTATGGGGATCCAAGTTATCGATTGAATCTTCTGAAGGACCTCCAATTTTGGACAGTAAAGCTTCACGTCATAG ACACAATCGACATAGCAGATAGGTGGGAGAGAAGTTCCAAAAAGACATGGGATCTGACCGAGCCACTGCCTTTACAAGATGATAGTACATCGATTATCAACCTTCTTGGCCCAAAACCTGATGTTCACTATATTTATGTCTGTATAAAG GACAACGACAGTGCAAGGGTGGACTTGAAGGCCGAGGTCAATGAAGCAGACAAATGA
- the LOC123151507 gene encoding EEF1A lysine methyltransferase 4 isoform X2 — translation MTGAASQAYGEAWYWDERYRKESGPFDWYQKYPALAPLLRLYVRPHQRLLLVGCGNSVFGENMVQDGYQDVVNIDISSVVIEQMKKKYHDKPQLKYTKMDVRNMSDFESGSFDAVIDKGTLDSIMCGQNSQEHAAKMLGEVNRILNDKGVYIMITYGDPSYRLNLLKDLQFWTVKLHVIADRWERSSKKTWDLTEPLPLQDDSTSIINLLGPKPDVHYIYVCIKDNDSARVDLKAEVNEADK, via the exons ATGACGGGGGCGGCGTCGCAGGCGTACGGGGAGGCGTGGTACTGGGACGAGCGGTACCGCAAGGAGTCGGGGCCCTTCGACTGGTACCAGAAGTACCCCGCCCTGGCGCCGCTGCTTCGCCTCTACGTGCGCCCGCaccagcgcctcctcctcgtcggatgCGGCAACTCCG TTTTTGGTGAAAACATGGTTCAGGATGGTTACCAGGACGTTGTCAACATTGATATATCGTCTGTGGTGATTGAACAAATGAAGAAGAAATACCATGATAAGCCTCAACTAAAAT ATACGAAGATGGATGTAAGAAACATGTCAGACTTTGAGTCTGGTTCATTTGATGCTGTTATTGACAAAG GAACACTAGATTCTATTATG TGCGGCCAAAATTCACAAGAGCATGCAGCGAAGATGCTAGGGGAGGTGAACAG AATCCTCAACGATAAGGGGGTCTACATCATG ATTACTTATGGGGATCCAAGTTATCGATTGAATCTTCTGAAGGACCTCCAATTTTGGACAGTAAAGCTTCACGTCATAG CAGATAGGTGGGAGAGAAGTTCCAAAAAGACATGGGATCTGACCGAGCCACTGCCTTTACAAGATGATAGTACATCGATTATCAACCTTCTTGGCCCAAAACCTGATGTTCACTATATTTATGTCTGTATAAAG GACAACGACAGTGCAAGGGTGGACTTGAAGGCCGAGGTCAATGAAGCAGACAAATGA
- the LOC123151506 gene encoding uncharacterized protein isoform X2, protein MEALAGAAASSALLPAFPAHQPHSRVALRARPCGPLRAAAGGGGKDDAAKPNGTPVVKVDPSQNGALGPVTTDKSRTTSSTNSTPDSSGSRAGLFRTPISGGVQSATFAHGLPPPALAVRNLMEQARFAHLCTVMSGMHHRRAGYPFGSLVDFANDSMGHPIFSLSPLAIHTRNLLSDPRCTLVVQVPGWSGLSNARVTIFGDVYPLPAEQQEWAHKQYVAKHQQWASQQWGNFYYYRMQNISDIYFIGGFGTVAWVDVKQYETIQPDKIAVDGGEQSLKELNAIFSKPLREFMSAEGEVDDAALISVDSKGIDIRVRQGAQFNIQRLAFDVPYKVETLEEAKRALHKIIKTSSK, encoded by the exons ATGGAggccctcgccggcgccgccgcctcgtccGCGCTCCTCCCGGCCTTCCCCGCCCACCAGCCTCACTCCCGCGTGGCGCTCCGCGCCCGCCCCTGCGGCCCCCTTCGCGCGGCCGCCGGCGGCGGAGGCAAGGACGACGCCGCCAAGCCGAACGGGACCCCCGTCGTCAAG GTTGATCCAAGTCAAAACGGAGCTCTCGGTCCGGTCACAACTGACAAGTCACGCACGACCTCATCAACCAATTCAACTCCGGACTCCAGTGGATCCAGAGCTGGCTTGTTCAGAACCCCTATATCTGGTGGTGTGCAGAGTGCAACTTTTGCCCATGGTTTACCTCCACCGGCTTTGGCTGTTCGCAATTTAATGGAACAG GCACGATTTGCTCATCTATGCACTGTCATGTCTGGCATGCATCATCGACGTGCTGGATATCCATTTGGTTCACTTGTTGACTTTGCTAATGACTCAATGGGCC ACCCAATATTTTCTCTGTCGCCCTTAGCAATCCACACTAGAAACTTGCTCTCTGATCCAAGATGCACACTTGTTGTCCAG GTACCTGGATGGAGTGGATTGTCTAATGCTCGTGTCACAATATTTGGTGATGTCTACCCTTTGCCAGCTGAGCAACAG GAATGGGCACATAAGCAATATGTTGCAAAACACCAACAATGGGCGTCTCAACAGTGGGGAAATTTTTACTACTACAGGATGCAGAATATCAG CGACATATATTTTATTGGAGGCTTTGGCACTGTTGCATGGGTAGATGTGAAACAGTATGAAACTATTCAACCTGACAAGATAGCAGTTGACGGCGGCGAACAAAGCTTAAAG GAGTTGAACGCTATTTTCTCTAAACCACTTAGAGAGTTCATGTCTGCTGAAGGGGAGGTTGACGATGCTGCTCTTATATCCGTAGACAGCAAAGGGATAGACATTCGGGTTCGCCAGGGTGCACAG TTCAACATCCAGAGACTTGCATTTGATGTACCATACAAGGTGGAGACTCTAGAGGAGGCCAAGAGAGCACTCCATAAGATAATCAAGACAAGCAGCAAATAA
- the LOC123151506 gene encoding uncharacterized protein isoform X1: MEALAGAAASSALLPAFPAHQPHSRVALRARPCGPLRAAAGGGGKDDAAKPNGTPVVKLKVDPSQNGALGPVTTDKSRTTSSTNSTPDSSGSRAGLFRTPISGGVQSATFAHGLPPPALAVRNLMEQARFAHLCTVMSGMHHRRAGYPFGSLVDFANDSMGHPIFSLSPLAIHTRNLLSDPRCTLVVQVPGWSGLSNARVTIFGDVYPLPAEQQEWAHKQYVAKHQQWASQQWGNFYYYRMQNISDIYFIGGFGTVAWVDVKQYETIQPDKIAVDGGEQSLKELNAIFSKPLREFMSAEGEVDDAALISVDSKGIDIRVRQGAQFNIQRLAFDVPYKVETLEEAKRALHKIIKTSSK; this comes from the exons ATGGAggccctcgccggcgccgccgcctcgtccGCGCTCCTCCCGGCCTTCCCCGCCCACCAGCCTCACTCCCGCGTGGCGCTCCGCGCCCGCCCCTGCGGCCCCCTTCGCGCGGCCGCCGGCGGCGGAGGCAAGGACGACGCCGCCAAGCCGAACGGGACCCCCGTCGTCAAG TTGAAGGTTGATCCAAGTCAAAACGGAGCTCTCGGTCCGGTCACAACTGACAAGTCACGCACGACCTCATCAACCAATTCAACTCCGGACTCCAGTGGATCCAGAGCTGGCTTGTTCAGAACCCCTATATCTGGTGGTGTGCAGAGTGCAACTTTTGCCCATGGTTTACCTCCACCGGCTTTGGCTGTTCGCAATTTAATGGAACAG GCACGATTTGCTCATCTATGCACTGTCATGTCTGGCATGCATCATCGACGTGCTGGATATCCATTTGGTTCACTTGTTGACTTTGCTAATGACTCAATGGGCC ACCCAATATTTTCTCTGTCGCCCTTAGCAATCCACACTAGAAACTTGCTCTCTGATCCAAGATGCACACTTGTTGTCCAG GTACCTGGATGGAGTGGATTGTCTAATGCTCGTGTCACAATATTTGGTGATGTCTACCCTTTGCCAGCTGAGCAACAG GAATGGGCACATAAGCAATATGTTGCAAAACACCAACAATGGGCGTCTCAACAGTGGGGAAATTTTTACTACTACAGGATGCAGAATATCAG CGACATATATTTTATTGGAGGCTTTGGCACTGTTGCATGGGTAGATGTGAAACAGTATGAAACTATTCAACCTGACAAGATAGCAGTTGACGGCGGCGAACAAAGCTTAAAG GAGTTGAACGCTATTTTCTCTAAACCACTTAGAGAGTTCATGTCTGCTGAAGGGGAGGTTGACGATGCTGCTCTTATATCCGTAGACAGCAAAGGGATAGACATTCGGGTTCGCCAGGGTGCACAG TTCAACATCCAGAGACTTGCATTTGATGTACCATACAAGGTGGAGACTCTAGAGGAGGCCAAGAGAGCACTCCATAAGATAATCAAGACAAGCAGCAAATAA